The proteins below come from a single Tachypleus tridentatus isolate NWPU-2018 chromosome 13, ASM421037v1, whole genome shotgun sequence genomic window:
- the LOC143241000 gene encoding uncharacterized protein LOC143241000: protein MGCVSSRASLDDRRDIFSVWNVDDRGNHLNSGKIEVTESDLILHQHGKGIIRWPLRSLRRYGFDAELFSFECGRRCPTGPGVYAFKCRRAELLFNVLQEFIQNSGGSGRGSMGGSVTGTPADQNNVVGTGATLSASGSVASHLGHHSLDNNDYLEPIRDNASTCPSGITSPRVIGTPVENCCCVLRNGRAASITGNSLQFRQETATVVGNEAGLSNLCSLSSGNRHASPHYMNEEIFTRMTCSTGSFTCPIAHQYVNSILFEDNKHKCVRHSLLHGQHPYVNGHVPPCGHLTCGFIFASHCQVRCPHEGDTIPCTHCVDLNTNYTKLDELMKQEQTAKQQKEHFYVNVNPDISNGSSSTKCGLGNKVASSTLSRSETLTSPTAHLPSCATAHLYVNVGSPSLEGPKEQTYIVDSANEEADRQMNYIILDLNCGNDQTNAVTSPLSQTNAVTSPLSQTNAVTSPLSQTNAVTSPLSPPASIALFPDSPLQQPEGYATIDFDKTAALSNSANPSMVNDDSVRKTRHNGIIPSTSL, encoded by the exons ATGGGATGTGTGTCATCTAGGGCAAGTCTAGATGACAGAAGAGACATATTTAGT GTGTGGAATGTTGATGATCGAGGAAATCACCTGAACTCTGGTAAAATTGAAGTTACTGAGTCTGACTTAATACTGCATCAGCATGGGAAAGGCATTATTCGGTGGCCATTACGGAGCTTACGAAGATATGGATTTGATGCTGAGTTGTTTTCCTTTGAGTGCGGTCGACGTTGCCCTACTGGACCAGGTGTATATGCCTTCAAGTGTCGGAGAGCTGAACTACTCTTTAATGTTTTACAGGAGTTCATTCAAAACAGTGGTGGAAGTGGAAGAGGAAGCATGGGAGGTAGTGTTACAGGGACACCAGCTGATCAAAATAATGTAGTTGGCACTGGTGCTACTCTATCAGCCAGTGGAAGTGTTGCTAGTCACCTGGGACATCATAGTTTAGACAATAATGATTACCTTGAACCAATAAGGGACAATGCTTCTACATGCCCTTCTGGAATAACATCCCCAAGAGTAATTGGAACACCAGTAGAAAACTGTTGTTGTGTCTTAAGAAATGGGAGAGCTGCTTCAATAACAGGAAATTCCTTGCAGTTTCGACAAGAAACTGCTACAGTAGTTGGAAATGAAGCAGGGTTATCTAATCTCTGTAGTTTGAGTTCTGGTAATCGACATGCTAGTCCCCATTACATGAATGAGGAAATCTTTACTCGCATGACTTGCTCCACGGGCTCCTTCACGTGTCCGATTGCTCATCAGTATGTTAACTCCATATTATTTGAAGATAACAAGCATAAATGTGTTAGACACTCCTTACTTCATGGGCAGCACCCCTATGTTAATGGCCATGTTCCACCTTGTGGCCATTTAACTTGTGGTTTTATATTTGCTAGTCATTGCCAGGTTCGGTGCCCTCACGAAGGTGATACCATCCCCTGCACACATTGTGTCGATCTGAACACTAATTACACAAAATTAGATGAACTCATGAAGCAAGAACAGACTGCTAAGCAACAGAAAGAACATTTTTATGTCAATGTAAATCCTGATATTTCAAATGGTTCATCCAGTACAAAATGTGGGCTAGGAAATAAGGTAGCTTCTAGCACTTTATCCCGAAGTGAAACTCTTACTTCACCAACAGCTCACTTGCCAAGTTGTGCAACGGCACATCTTTATGTTAATGTTGGATCACCATCTTTGGAAGGGCCAAAGGAAcagacatatattgttgattcagCAAACGAAGAAGCTGACAGACAAATGAACTATATCATACTAGACTTAAATTGTGGTAATGATCAAACTAATGCTGTCACATCTCCCTTATCACAAACTAATGCTGTCACATCTCCCTTATCACAAACTAATGCTGTCACATCTCCCTTATCACAAACTAATGCTGTCACATCTCCCTTATCACCACCTGCCAGCATTGCTTTGTTTCCTGATTCTCCTTTGCAGCAACCAGAAGGTTATGCAACAATTGACTTTGACAAAACTGCAGCCCTGTCCAATTCTGCTAATCCTTCTATGGTTAACGATGACAGTGTGCGGAAAACTCGACATAACGGAATAATTCCTTCTACTAGTCTTTAG